The Gordonia terrae genome contains the following window.
GACTTGAGGAAGGCCCGCACCAGCGCCTCGGGGTCCATGTCGGCCTGCGGCACCGGGACCGCGTTGGTGGCGCCCTCCCGCTCGAACGACTTGATGGGTTGCGGCGAGGAGTCGTTGGGGATCGCGCCGCATGCGGCGACCACGAGGAGCGCCGCGACGGCCAACGCCAGCGCGAGAACACCGCGGGCCGACCGGGGTGATCGGTTCATTCCGCACCCACCCCCGGGCTGCCCGGAGCGCGGCCGGACGTCTTGGGCCCGGACGTGCGCTGCAGCGTGCCCACCGACTTCAGCGGCAGCGGGGAGCCCAGGACCTTGTGCCCGCGCACGAGCGGCAGGGTCAGCCGGAAGCACGCACCCTTGCCCGGCTCGCCCCAGGCCTCGAGCCTCCCCTGGTGCAGGCGCGCGTCCTCGATGCTGATCGCCAACCCGAGACCGGTACCGCCCGAGCGCCGGAACCGCGACGGGTCGGAACGCCAGAATCGGTTGAACACCAGCTTCTCTTCCCCCGGACGCAGTCCGATGCCCTGATCGCGCACGGTGATCGCCACCGCGTCACCATCCGAACGCATGGTCAGCGTCACCGGTTTCCGTTCACCGTGGTCGATGGCATTGGCGAGGAGGTTCCGCAGGATGCGCTCGACGCGACGCGGGTCGATCTCGGCGAGGACCGGTTCGGCAGGCAGGTCGAGGACGAGCTCGGTGCCGGTCTCCTCGGCCAGATGACCGACCGTGGCGAGGGCGCCGTCGATCGGGATCGCCATGTCCATGCGTTCGGCGGCCAGTTCGGCCATGCCTGCGTCGTGGCGCGAGATCTCCAGCAATTCGTTGAGCAGCGTCTCGAAACGGTCGAGCTCCTTGTCGAGCAACTCCACCGACCGCTTGCGGACGGGGTCGAGATCCTCGCGGCCCTCGTAGAGCACGTCCGAGGCCATCCGCACCGTGGTGAGCGGGGTGCGCAGCTCGTGACTGACGTCGGAGGTGAACTGGCGCTGCAGCCCGCCGAACTCCTCGAGATGGGTGATCTGTTTGGACAGACTCTCGGCCATGTCGTTGAACGACATCGCGAGCCGGGCCATGTCGTCCTCACCGCGGACCGGCATCCGCTCCTTGAGTCGGCCATCGGCGAACCGCACCGCGATCCGCGACGCCGACCGCACCGGGATGACGACCTGCCGCGAGACGAGCCAGGCGATCGCGGCCAGCAGACCGAGCAGCACGATGCTGCCGGTCAGCAGGGTGCCGCGGACCAGATCGAGCGTGTTCTGTTCGGCGGTCAGCGGGAAGACGAGGTACAGCTCGAGGCCGGGCACCGAGGCGTTCGTGGGACTGCCGACGATCAACGCGGGCGCCCGCCCGCCCGTCCCGTCGGGGACCTGGGTGTACTGGTAGGCCACCTGCCCGCCGCGCACCATGTCACGCAGGTTCGACGGGACCTCGGCGGTCGGTCCGACACCGCTCGCGACCCCGTTGTCGGAGCCTCCCGGCACCAGCAGCACGGTGTCGAAGGCACCGACCGCGCCCGACGCCTGGCCGGTGTCGGCATCTCGGTCGGTGAGCAGCGATCGCGTCTGGCGCAGTCGGTTCTGCACCGACATGTTCCCCGCACCGCTCGAGAGGTCACGTTCCACGGAGATGCGGGCCCGGTCGATCTCCTCGGTCGCCGCGGCCAGCTTGACGTCGAGCAGCCGGTCGGTGATCTGGGTGACCAGAACGAAGCCGAGGATGAGGAGCACGACGACCGACAGCACCAACGTGGACACGACGACCCGCAACTGCAGCGAGCGCCGCCAGATGTGCCCGAAGGCACGTCCGACAGCGCCGGCGGTGCGGGTGAAGCGTCCGAGAGTGCTGTTGACCCGTCGTCGAGATCGACCGATCACGGCGGGCCGGCCTTGTAGCCGACCCCCCTCACCGTCAGGACGACCTCGGGATTCTCCGGGTCGGTTTCGACCTTGGCGCGTAACCGCTGGACATGCACGTTGACGAGTCTAGTGTCCGCCGGATGCCGGTATCCCCACACCTGTTCCAGGAGGACATCGCGGGTGAAGACCTGACGGGGCTTGCGCGCCAGCGCCACCAGCAGGTCGAACTCGAGGGGGGTCAGCGAGATCGGCACGCCGTCGCGCGTGACCTTGTGCGCCGGGACGTCGATCTCCACCGGCCCGATCGACAGCAGCTCGGCGGGTTCCTCGTCGGTCCGGCGCAGTCGCGCGCGCACTCGGGCGACGAGTTCCTTGGGCTTGAACGGCTTGACCATGTAGTCGTCGGCGCCGGACTCGAGTCCCAGCACCACGTCGACGGTGTCGGACTTCGCGGTCAGCATCACGATGGGCACACCGGAGTCGGCGCGGAGCACTCGGCACACATCGATGCCGTTCATGCCGGGCAGCATGAGGTCGAGGAGTACGAGATCGGGTCGGATCTCCCGGACGGCGGTCAGAGCCTGTGTGCCGTCGCCCACCACGAAGGGCTCGAAACCCTCGCCGCGCAGCACGATCGTCAGCATCTCGGCGAGCGCGGCGTCGTCGTCCACGACAAGGATGCGGGGCTTCATGATGTCAATGGTGACATCACCGTGATGAAACCGTGGTGATCGACGCGCCGGGACGGACGTTCCGACCCGATCGGTCCCACCCCCTAGACTCCCCCGCGTGGGTCAATTGATAGCCGTCGAAGGACTCGACGGCGCCGGGAAGAACACGTTGGTCACCGGTTTGATCGATCGGTGGTCGGCGGCCGGACTGCGGGTCGCGACCTTCACGTTCCCGCGCTACGGCCGGTCGGCAACCGCTGACATCGCCGCCGAGGCCCTGCACGGTTCGCACGGTGATCTCAGCGACAGCGTGTACGCCATGGCCTTGCTCTTCGCGCTCGACCGAGCCGGCGCGGTCGATGACATCGCGGCCGCGACCGACGCCCACGACATCGTGATCCTCGACCGCTATGTCGCGTCCAACGCCGCATACAACGCGGCGCGGCTCGACCAGGACGCCGCCGGTGAGGTCGTGCGCTGGGTAGTCGACCTGGAATTCGGACGATTCGGCATGCCCGTCCCCGACCGCCACGTACTGCTCGGGGTCTCCCCCGAGGTCGCGATGCAGCGCGCCGCGGCGCGGGCCGAGCGGGATGCGACACGTGCCCGGGACACCTACGAACGGGACGAAGCGCTTCAGCGTCGCGTCGACGCCGTGTACCGCGACCTCGCCGACGCCGCGTGGATGTCACCCTGGTACCGCTACGACGGCGAGAACATCCAGGACCTGGCCCACCATCTGAGCGCAGGCCGGACGACACCGACCGAATGACTCGATCGATGCTCCCGTCGCGCGGTTTCGATAGCCTTGGACCAACGATTCGGAAGGCGTTCCATGACCTATCAGCCACCTCCACCTGGTGGCGGGCCGTCGCCCTACGGCCCACCCGGCCCCGGTCAGCAGGGTCCCGGTCAGCAGGGTCCGGGACGTCCGTATCCCGGTCCGCCCGGGCCCCGCGGGTACGGCCCCCCACCCGGCCGCGGCCCGGTGCCGCCACCCGGCGCTCCGTATGGCCGTCCGCCGTTCGCTCCCGGACAATACGGGCCGCCCGCGCTCGCCCCGGGCTTCGGCGGTCCGCCCGGGCCACCACCGCCGCCCCGCCGCAACACCGGGGTGATCGTCGCGTGGGTGCTCGGCGGCGTCGCGGTCGTCGCGGTGATCGCGCTCGTGGTGACGGTCGTGGCGACCAGATCGTCGTCGGAGGACTCCGCGGTTGCCGGCACGTCGAGCCCCTCATCCGCCCCGACCTCGACCACGAGCGACCCCTCGCCGAGCGGGACCGGATCGGAGCCGGGGTCGACCGACTACACGGCGCTGGCCGAGATCCGCTCCGCGTTGCTCGCCTACATCACGGCACACAACGCGCGCGACGTCGGCCGGATGCGCGCCGCGGTGTGCACCCAATCCCGCGATCGGGTCACCGAGGCACCACCCGCCGACGGCGGCGACATCGTCCTCGACGGTTTCCTCGACACGGCCTTCGACGGCAACGTCGCCCAGTCCGAGGTCGTGTCTCACCTCGAGAAGGGCACGGAGAGAACGGCTTCGGAGAAGTCGAGGGAACGGTTCCTCAAGGAGCAGGGTTCGTGGATCTACTGCCCCGACGCCGAACCCGACATCGGCACCTGACCACATCCGTACCTGACCGCACCCGCACCATCCGACACCGGCACCATACGACAAGGGGCGTCCCACCTCGGTGGGACGCCCCTTGTGTCGTTGACGATCAGTAGCGGTAATGCTCGGGCTTGTAGGGGCCCTCGACGTCGACGTTGATGTACTCGGCCTGCTCCTTGGTGAGCTTGGTGAGCGTGCCGCCGAGTGCCTCGACGTGGATGCGCGCGACCTTCTCGTCGAGGTGCTTGGGCAGACGGTAGACCTCGTTGTCGTACTCGTCGTTCTTCGTCCACAGCTCGATCTGCGCGATCACCTGGTTCGAGAAGCTGTTGCTCATCACGAACGACGGGTGGCCGGTCGCATTGCCGAGGTTGAGCAGGCGCCCCTCGGACAGCACGATGATCGACTTGCCGTTCTCGAAGATCCACTGGTCGACCTGCGGCTTGACGGTGATGCGCTTGGCACCCGACCGCTCGAGCCCGGCCATGTCGATCTCGTTGTCGAAGTGACCGATGTTGCCGAGGATCGCCTGGTGCTTCATCGCCCGCATGTGCTCGAGGGTGATGATGCCGAGGTTGCCGGTCGAGGTGATGACGATGTCGGCGTTGCCGATCGCGTCCTCGACGGTGACGACGTCGAAGCCGTCCATGAGCGCCTGCAGTGCGTTGATCGGGTCGATCTCGGTGACCTGGACACGGGCGCCCTGGCCGGCGAGCGACTCCGCGCATCCCTTGCCCACGTCGCCGTAACCGCAGATCAGCACCTTCTTGCCGCCGATGAGGACGTCGGTGCCGCGGTTGATGCCGTCGATCAGCGAGTGCCGGGTCCCGTACTTGTTGTCGAACTTCGACTTGGTGACGGAGTCGTTGACGTTGATCGCCGGGAAGGCGAGATCGCCGGCGGCGGCGAACTGGTACAGGCGCAGAACGCCGGTGGTGGTCTCCTCGGTGACGCCCTGGACCGATTCGGCGATCGCGGTCCACTTGCCCTTGTCGGTCTCGAAGCGCTTGCGCAACAGTTCGAGGAACACCTTGTACTCGGCCGGATGATCGTCCTCGGCGGGCGGGACCACGCCGGCCTTCTCGAATTCGGCGCCGCGCAGCACGAGCATCGTCGCGTCACCGCCGTCGTCGAGGATCATGTTCGCCGGTTCACCCGGCCAGGTCAGCATCTCCTCGGCCGCCCACCAGTACTCCTCCAGGGTCTCGCCCTTCCAGGCGAAGACCGGCACACCCTTCGGCTCTTCCGGGGTGCCATTCGGGCCCACCACGATCGCCGCTGCGGCGTGGTCCTGGGTGGAGAAGATGTTGCACGACGCCCAGCGGACCTCGGCGCCGAGCGCGGTCAGGGTCTCGATGAGAACGGCGGTCTGCACGGTCATGTGCAGCGAGCCGGAGATCCGAGCCCCCCTGAGCGGCAACACGTCTGCATACTCGCGTCGCAGTTCCATGAGTCCGGGCATCTCGTGCTCGGCGAGCTCGATCTCCTTGCGGCCGAAGTCCGCGAGGGACAGGTCGGCAACCTTGTAGTCGATTCCGTTGCGGCTGTCGGCCTTCAGCTCGTCCTGAGCAGTCGTCATCTGATCCCCTTGTCGTTCGCGTCGGGCGCCTGATGATGCAGGCGCGAATGCGTTCGATCCAGGCTATCGGAACGACCGGCCGGTTCCGAGGGGCAGGGGCGTCGGATTCAGCTACCGCGCGCGGGACCGTCGTCGGCGGCGACCCCGTGGGCAGACGCATCGACCTCGCCCACCAGCTCCCCGCGCTCCCGCCGCGCGAAGACCGACTTGCGATAGCCGTAGGCGAAGTACACGACGACGCCGAGGACCATCCACACGACGAACCGGATCCAGGTCTCGACCGACAGGTTCAGCATCAGCCACAGGCACGCGAGGATCGACAGGATCGGTACCAGCGGGACGAGCGGCACGCGGAAGCCACGCTCGAGATCGGGCCGGGTCCGGCGCAGGACGATGACTCCGACACTCACCAGCACGAAGGCGAAGAGCGTGCCGATGTTGACCATCTCCTCGAGCGTCCCCATCGGGAAGAAGGCCGCGAGCACGCCCGAGACGACACCGACCAGGATGGTGAATCGCACGGGGGTCCCGCGCTTGCCCGTACGGGCCAGCGATCGGGGCAGCAGGCCGTCGCGGGCCATCGCGAATCCGACGCGGGTCTGGCCGAGCATCAGCACCATGACGACCGTCGTCAGACCGGCGAGGGCACCGAGGTTGATGACCCAGCCGGCCCAGGTCACCCCGTGATACTCGAACGCGGTGGTGAGGGTCGACCCGGACACCTCACCGGTCGCCGGGTCCGTCTTGTCGGCCAGCTCCGGGTACGGAACCATGCCGGAGACGACCAGGCTGACGCCGACGTAGAGAACGGTCACGATCGCCAGGGATCCGAGGATGCCGCGGGGCATGGCCTTCTGCGGATTCTTGGTCTCTTCGGCGGTGGTCGCCACGACGTCGAAACCGATGAAGGCGAAAAACACCAGCGACGCGGCGGCGAGCAGGCCGTACCACCCGAAGGTGCTGCCCTCGGCACCCGTGATCGCCGAGAACAGCGTCTGGTGCAGACCCGACTCGCCTTCGGCCGGCGGAGCAGCGGGGGGTACGAACGGGTCGTAGTTCTTCGCCGAGATGTAGAAGGCGCCGACAACGATGACGAGCAGGACGACGAAGACCTTGATCGTCGTGATGACGAGCGACACCCGCGACGACAACTTGGTTCCGAGGGCGAGCAGGACCGTCAAGACCGCGATGAGCAGGACCGCACCCCAGTCGAAACTGATGGAGTCGGTGATCTCGATGGATGCCGACGTCCCGAGGATGTTGCCCAGGTAGAGGGACCACCCCTTGGCGACCACGGACGCCGCCAACGCGAACTCCAGGATCAGGTCCCACCCGATGATCCAGGCGATGAATTCGCCGAAGGTCGCGAAGGTGAAGGTGTACGCACTACCGGCGACCGGCACCGTCGATGCGAATTCGGCATAACAGAGGGCGGCGAGTCCGCACGCGATGGCGGCCAGCACGAAGGCCAACGACACCGAGGGCCCGGCGAGATTGCCCGCCGTGCGCGCGGTGAGAGTGAAGATTCCGGCGCCGACCACGACGGCCACACCGAAGACGGTCAGATCCCACGAGGTGAGGTCTTTGCGGAGTTTGGTATCGGGTTCGTCGGTGTCGGTGATCGATTGCTCGACCGACTTGACGCGCCTGAACGGGCTACTCATCGGGTCCTCCCATGGTCCGGCGGAACCAGAGTCACTGGCCCACCCGCGGTCGTGCGACGAGGACGAACTCGCCTGGAGCGAATGCCTACGCTATCCGAACGATGTTCGGATCGAAGCACATCCGCAAAGGCGTGTCAGTCGACGTGCGAAGCACCTTTCCCAGTTGCCCGACACCGGAAACCTCGGAACGGCTCCTGACCGACGCCGTTGTGCCCGCCCTGGGAGGCGGGCGAAGCGAACGGGGACCCTTTCGGGCGCGGTGCCCGGGAGGGTCCCCGCCTGGCGTCTGGACAGTGCGAGGGTTCGGCGGTCAGACGAGACCGCGGAAACCCGTTCCGATCGCTGCGTCGGTGTCCTGCATGACGCGGCTGGCGTTGCTCACACCCTGCTCGAGCGAGGTCAGCGAGTCACGAGACTGGGTGAAGATTCGATCGAACGCGCCCTGCGCGTCGACGTAGGCAGCCTTGGCCTGCTGCGAGTTCCAGTTCCCGTCGAGCGCGGCGACCTGCGCCTTGAGCTGAGAGTTGAGGTCCTCGAGCTGGGTGAAGGCAGCCCGGAGGCCGCCGCTGAGATCGCCGAGAGCGGCGAAGTCGTAATTGATCGAGCCGTTCATGGATGTTCCTTTCGCAGAACGTGGAGTTGAGAAGGCAGGCCGTGGTCAGACGCCGGTGTCAGACGCTGGTGCTCAATCCGCGCGCCGCAGCCGCGTCCTGGTCCTCGTAGCCGGCGAAGCCGTTGGTGAGCTGGGTCTTGATCTGCTCCAGCAGCTGGTTCATCGTCAGCGCGGCCTTGTTCCAGTCGGTGTGCGTTCCGTCGAACGCGACGCCGGCCGAGCCCTGCCATGTCGGCGTCGCATTGCCGGCGTGCTGCGCGATCTGGTTGATGACAGCCTTCATGTCCTCGACGAGACTGCCGACCTTGGCTGCGGTGGCCTGTCCGTCCGCGACGTTCACGGTGACGCCGGCGCCGCCGCCTGCTCCGGGCAAGTTCAGCATGAGTGCTCCTCCTGTGTAACGGCACCGTCTGGCGATGCCCCCGTTGGTATCCGTGACACAGATACCCCTGACAGTTGATTCCCGCGGCGGTCTGTTCCGCGGAATCCCCCGATGCGGATCATGGCATCCATTTCCCGTCGGGCAGGGTCTCTATCAACAGGCTGACCGCCTGTGCGATTCGATGACCCGTTCCCGGCGAGAAGGTGGTCCACACCCGACCGTCCGGGGACTTGCTGGGACTGGACACGATTCGACCCCGCTCGGTGTCGAAAACCGCCACAGCTCCAGAAGATTGAGCGAATCGTCCGTCCTCGTTCATCGAGGCGACGATCTCGGTGCGCGTCCGGCACGACGCGAAGGCGGCCGACACGACGGCGGCATCCGCCGGAGTCGCTCCCAGCGCGTGCAGGGCGTCGGTCGTCTCGATTCCCGTCCGACAGCGGCCGAGCCGGTCGACCACCTCGTCGGACGGAGCCGCGAAGGCCGTGAAGTCAGCCGGCGTCGACGCATCGGATCCGGGTGCGTCGAACTGTGCCCGCACGATGCCGGCGAGTTCCGCCACATCGCCGACGTCGACAACCGTGATGTCGACCCCCGGCCCGGTTCGCTTCGCGAGTACATGCTGGTGACCGTTGCGCGCCACGCATATTCGGCGAACGGCACCGTCGGAGAACGATCGGATCTCGATCTCACGCCATGGTTGCGCCAGCACCCTCAGCACCGTCGCGGCCCACGCCGACGGCTCGCCGTGCTCGACGAGTCCGAGTGCTTCGATCGTCGCGTCGGCTTCGGAGTCGGCGGTCGCACCGGATTCCGTGTCGGCGCCGTCATTCTCGGCGACGTCGCCCAGATCGAGAACGACCGGCCAGGTCTGGACCCCGAAGCGTTCGCCCAGCCTGCGCAGGACCGCGGCGTCGACGAGCAGCCCGGCGTCGTTCGTGATCGGCATCATCGGCGCTCACCCGGGTTGCCGAGCATGAGCGTCTCCGACAGGTATCGGGGATCGACATCCGGACGGAGGTGGGTGTCCGGCTCCGAGACATAATGTGCGGCAGGGCGATCCGACGTGGCCAGATCGGCCCACGTGGCCGTCTGCTCCGTCGTTTCGCTCGCCGAGGACGTCGGTGCGTCCGGCGAGTCGAGATCGGCGGCGACCGTGCGGACGACTGCACCGCGGTCTGCCGCGGCGACGCCGGGGGCCACCGGAGGTGGTACGCCGGGACCCGGACCGGGAGCCGACGTGGCCGGCGCCCCGCCGGTCGTCGTGGTGGTGACCTGCGGTGAGCTGCTCGCCACGATGGTCGGTGCGTACTTGAGCTTCTCGGGCGGCGGTACGAACACTCCCCCGAAGCCCACGGGCGTCACCGCACCGGGAGGCGCCGCGGACGCCGGAGTCGGCAGCGGTGGTGCCGATGCACGCGCTGCGGCCGCCTGCTCGGCAGCGAGCGGGTCACCGGACACCAGCACCGGCGCCGGCCGTGCCGATTCCCATGGCGCGGCAACCGATTCGGTGGCGTTTTCATACGTCTGCATCACCCGCGCGGCGCGCATGCGCTGGTGCGCGACCGCGCGCTCGGCCTGGGCGGCGGCGCCGGCGATGATCGGGGCGACCGCCGTGGCCGTGGTGGCGATCTCATGCAACTTCTCGACGACGTCGACCTCCGCGAGGTCGGGCATGTTGAGCCGCGCGACGGTGATGGCCGCGGCCTGCGATTCGGCGCGCGCCGCATTCTCGACGGCCTCGGCCGCGACGTCGGCGAACCATGGTGCCAACCGCGTCAGTTTCTCGAAAGCCGCACTTGTGTGGGCTGACTGCCAGTGTGCGCCCAGCCGTGCCAGCACGGCCGCGTACTCGACCCCCGCTTCCCCGACCTCGGCGGCGAGGGCGGCCCAGGCCAGCCCGGCTTCCGCCAGCGGCGCGGGGCCGGGCCCCGCGCCGAGGTCGGCGGCGAGTTGTTCGGTCGGACGGGTGTCCCAGTTGACTCCGGTGAAGCCGACCACGAGCGCCTCCCTTCGATGCCGGTGGATTGTGGGTGTGTGAGCTGAGTGGCGCTGCTGCGCAGGATGTTTCGGGCGCTACTAGAGCGCCACCCGGAAGGCGTCCGACGCCGCGGCATCGCCCTCGATGAAGCCGGCGGCCTGCGCTCGGAGGACGGCGGCGATCTTCCGCATCTCCGTGACTCCCGTCGCCGTGTCCGTCTCGAACTTCTCGGCGACCGCGGTGAAACTCGCGGCGGCCGCGGTCGACACCTCGTCTCGGCCCTGGGCCGCGACCGGGAGTGCGCGGCCCGCGCCGGTGAGCGCCAGTTCGAGGCGATCGGCGATCCGGTCGAGGTCGCTTGCCGCCGAGATCAGTTCGGCGGGTTCGACGCGGAGTCGGGAGTTGCTCATACTTCCTCGTTTCGTTTCGGACCGGGCATGCCCAGTCGGAGTTCGATGTCCGGACTCGGATCGCTGTCGGCGGCTTCGTCGAAGCCGATGACAGCCGGCGCGACCTCGGGTGACTCACCGACCACGCGACGACCGTTGTCCTCGGTGACCAGATAGTCGGGGACCGCGTGCTGGTCCTCTGCGGCGCCCGCGCCCCGCGCACCGGCGGCACCCATCGGGGCACCGGCCATCGGTGCGCCGCCCATCGGCATCGCCGCGGGTCCGGTCACGGGTCTGGCCGTCGTCGATCCCCCGAGGGCGGGTTCGCCGAGGGAGAAGTTCGTCGGGACGGTCGGCCGAGAAGCACCGAGCGGCGTCATGACTCCACCCACGCCGCCGATGCCGCCGCCGCCACCACCGCCGCCTCCCCCACCGCCGCCACCGCCGCCTCTGGACTTCGGTGACAGCGCGGCCGGGACCACGGCCGGCGATTCGTGATCGACGTTCAGCATCTTGCTGATCGGCTGCATCAGGGAGGTCGGCAACTCGGTGGCTGTGGACATGGCCGGCGACACGACGTCGAGAATGGAACTCGCGAGCGTGAACGGCGATTGTCCGGCGCCGGCCGTGGGTGCGCCGGTGACCGCGACCGGTGCTCCGTTCACCGCCATGGCAGTTGTCGGGCCGAGCAGTTCGGCCCGGGTCACGGCGACCGCGGCGGTCGCCTGCGACAGTCCGATGGAGGCGAACCCGGCCGCAGCCGCGAAGCCCGCGCCGACCGCCGGTGTCATCATCATGGGGACCGCCATGCTGGTGATCTTTGCGACTGTTGCCGCGATGATCCCCTGCACCACCGCCAGCCCCTTCGCGACGATGGCGGCAGCGGTCTTGGTGTCCAGCGAGATCCCGGAGCCCTGCGTCGCGAGTGCCGAGCTGTTGGCACCTGCTTCCGCGGTCTTGGCGCCGGCACTCACCGCACCCTGCCCGGTCCACAACTGGTCGGCGAGCTTGAGGGCGCTCTGCCCCATCGTCATCGACGTCTCGAGCACCTTGGTGAGGCTTTCGAAGATGACCGTCGGGTCGAAGCCGCCGCCGGAGAGGTCACCGGTGCCGAAACCACCCAGCAGATCGGTCATCGGCTTGATGAACATGTCCAGATTCGGCGGCTGCAGCGGAGGCAGTCCCGGCAGCGGCGGCAGCGGCGGCAGAACGGGCAGCGGCGGCAACCCCATCCCGCCGAGCACGTCTGCGACGGTTCGGTCCAGGATCGGCCCGAGCGGTGTCGCCTCGATCATCTGCTGCACCGTCATGTGGTTCAGTGCCGGCACATCGGGGATGCCGGGTGATGCCGGCATCTGCGGTGGAACCGTCACAGCACCGAGCGGATGGCCGCGGCGCTCGAGGCGTCGGTGCCCTCGAATTCGGCGAGACCCGCCGCGGTGGACGCGGCGGTGGCTGCGTGTACGGCCGCCAGCTGCCCCACCGACATGAGATGACTGGCCTGCGCCGCGATGAACGCAGCGAGAAACTCCTGGCCGATCAGCCCGAAGACGGGGACCATCGCTGCCGTGTTGGCCGCGGCGTCGATGGAACCCGCGGTCCCGACCGCGGTCGCCATCGCAGCGTTCGTTGCGGCGAAGCCCTCGAGCACCTCCGGCGTCACCTTGACGTCCGTCATTCTCGAACCCCCTCGTTCTCGTGAGTCTGATGAAACGATTCCGTGTCGGCCGAACCCGTCATTCGGCCGGACGAGCGGCCAGCATGTCGCCGAACGACTCGTTGAACTCCTCGGTCACCGCGGCGATCCGGGCGTAGACCTTCTGCGCGGCCAGCGCGGCGGTCGTCACGACCTGGTCGGCCAGGCGGCTCGCACCGAGTTCGTTGGCGCCGTAAGCGAATTCGAGGTCGACGAGCGCGCCCTTGCCGTCCACCTCGGCGGTGACCAGCCCGTCGGACGACGTCTCCCGCACCGAGATCCCGCGCAGTTTCTCCTGGAACTCGTGCAGGCCGTCGAGCTGCCGTTGCGCGCGCGCCTCGAGTTCGTCCATTCCCCAGGTCATCGCTGCAACCACGACGCGGGGGCGTCGGCCTCCTCGTCGTCGCGCCATTCGGCTCGCGCGAGATCGTCCGGGCGGGGCAGCTGCATCTCCTGCACGAGGTCACGGTCGATGCCGGCGGCAAGGAGGTTCTCGCGGAGCCGGATTCCCGCGGACATCGCCGCCTGCTGACAGAGTCGGAGGATGTCACCGGCGAGCAGAGCCGGGTCCTTGGCGAGCTCAGACGGTTCGATACGGACCGATACGGGCAGGCCCTGGGCGGTGGTTCGGACGCCGAGCCCGCCGGATCGGGATCGAGCGGTCGTGTACTCGTGCATCACCGCCCACGGGTCGTCGGCGTCACCGTCGACGGGATCCCGAGGATCGTCGGAGTAGGTCATGGAAAGCTGCACCCCCTTCACGCCGAATATGACGCAGCCGGGGCCCCTTTCGGTTCCATCGAATTCTCGTTCGACGGAAGCAGACCTCCCAC
Protein-coding sequences here:
- a CDS encoding ESX secretion-associated protein EspG; this encodes MMPITNDAGLLVDAAVLRRLGERFGVQTWPVVLDLGDVAENDGADTESGATADSEADATIEALGLVEHGEPSAWAATVLRVLAQPWREIEIRSFSDGAVRRICVARNGHQHVLAKRTGPGVDITVVDVGDVAELAGIVRAQFDAPGSDASTPADFTAFAAPSDEVVDRLGRCRTGIETTDALHALGATPADAAVVSAAFASCRTRTEIVASMNEDGRFAQSSGAVAVFDTERGRIVSSPSKSPDGRVWTTFSPGTGHRIAQAVSLLIETLPDGKWMP
- a CDS encoding PPE domain-containing protein; this translates as MVGFTGVNWDTRPTEQLAADLGAGPGPAPLAEAGLAWAALAAEVGEAGVEYAAVLARLGAHWQSAHTSAAFEKLTRLAPWFADVAAEAVENAARAESQAAAITVARLNMPDLAEVDVVEKLHEIATTATAVAPIIAGAAAQAERAVAHQRMRAARVMQTYENATESVAAPWESARPAPVLVSGDPLAAEQAAAARASAPPLPTPASAAPPGAVTPVGFGGVFVPPPEKLKYAPTIVASSSPQVTTTTTGGAPATSAPGPGPGVPPPVAPGVAAADRGAVVRTVAADLDSPDAPTSSASETTEQTATWADLATSDRPAAHYVSEPDTHLRPDVDPRYLSETLMLGNPGERR
- a CDS encoding PE family protein, yielding MSNSRLRVEPAELISAASDLDRIADRLELALTGAGRALPVAAQGRDEVSTAAAASFTAVAEKFETDTATGVTEMRKIAAVLRAQAAGFIEGDAAASDAFRVAL
- a CDS encoding type VII secretion target yields the protein MTDVKVTPEVLEGFAATNAAMATAVGTAGSIDAAANTAAMVPVFGLIGQEFLAAFIAAQASHLMSVGQLAAVHAATAASTAAGLAEFEGTDASSAAAIRSVL
- a CDS encoding YbaB/EbfC family nucleoid-associated protein produces the protein MDELEARAQRQLDGLHEFQEKLRGISVRETSSDGLVTAEVDGKGALVDLEFAYGANELGASRLADQVVTTAALAAQKVYARIAAVTEEFNESFGDMLAARPAE